The Aedes albopictus strain Foshan chromosome 1, AalbF5, whole genome shotgun sequence genomic interval GGTATCGAGGTGAACTTTATTGGTGCGACTCGGCTTTTCGCTGCAACAATAGAGCAACGGATAGAATCGTCCCTGGTGAAACGTAGATAACAAACAGCGGCTGCGCTGTTTTCGCTGGCATCAACCATCGTATGGAGCTGGAGGTTATCGGTTTCGAGATAGTCCGAGTTATAACACCTAGAAATTCGCACGTTTTCGACGCGAGGAAGAACTTTCAACCATGTGAGCCACTTTTCGTATTCTTCATTAGCTATCTCCTCGTCCCACTGTACGCCAGATCGCCAGATATCTTGGAGCAGGATCTTCAGGTATGAGAGGAAATGGCAAATCAATCCTAGTGGATCGAAGATGGTCATCAAGACACGCAGAACTTCTCGCTTCGTTGGTCGTCGTTGGCCTGCTAGGAGTGGGGAGTCATATCGGCTCCATCCGACTTTGTAAATGAAAACATCATCATTCGTATTCCACCACATGCCTAATACCTTTTCAGTGGCTAGCTCAGTGGACATATCGAGGCATTTCTCGTCGGTATTCTCCCCTTGCAAAGCAGCGAGAACGGTTTTGGAGTTGCTAACCCAGTTTCGTATTTCAAAACCGCCCTGCTGGTGAACGTATCTCACGTCTTTGGCTAACTGAATAGCTTGCTCCTCGGTATCAACACTAGAAAGCATGTCGTCGACGTAGTGTGACTTCGTAATGACTTGATGCGCTATTGGGTATTCGTTGACAAATCTATCGGCGTTGGTATTCTTCACGAACTGCGCTGTAGTCGGTGAGCAGCAAGCTCCGAACGTCATTACCTGCATGGCGTATACCTCCGTATCACCACGTTCGCTCATCCAGAAGAAACACTGACAGAGTTGGTCTTCTTCTCTAATCAGCacctggtgaaacatttcacgaATGTCACCAGTTAGCCCGATGCGACGCTCTCGAAACTGTAGAAGGATCGCGAGGAGAGAGCACAACATATCCGGCCCTTTTAAGAGAACTGAGTTTAGTGATGTTCCGTGGGCGCTGGCCGCTGCGTCCCATACTATGCGTACCTTCCCAGGTTTGTTGGGGTTGGTTACGGGAAAAACGGGTAGGTACCACCGCCGAGGGACCTTTCGGTTGATTTCCTCCTCACTGAGCTTTCGAATATATCCTTTTGCCGTATATTCAGCGATCTTGGCTTGCAAAATCACCTGCAGCTCCGGTTCTTTTACCATCCGTTTTTTCAAACATTCGAATCTGCGCATAGCCATAGATTGACTGTCCGGCAGACGGACATCGTCGTACCGCCAGAGCAGCCCGGATTCGAAGCGCTCTTCTTTTCGCCGGGTGAGTAACTGCAGCAAAGAGAGCGCACGCTGATCTTCGATGGGCAAATGCGGATGGTTTGTATTGGTTAGCCCAAGGCTGTCAAAGGAGAAGTAGTTCTTCATCGCCTGGTGCAGATCGTCGTCCTCTGTATTGTTACAAGGACAAATGTGGAAACTGTAATGGTGTAGGTTTGTTCCACGAGTTGGTCCCGATCCACCGCAAATCGTCCATCCCAGTCGTGACTTGACTGCAATGGGCTGTCCAAATTCTCCTTCACGGTTTTTCAGCGCGAGGCCAAGATGTGCATGCTTCGTTCCTATCAAGATTCGAGGACGTATATCACGGTACGAATCGATCGGCAGTCCTCGGAGATGTTGGAACTGCTCGGATAGTTTGCACATATCCAGCGTTTGCTGCGGCAGCATCAAGTCTTTTACCGTTCGTACATCGTTCAGGTCGAAGCGTTTGTTACCTTCCTTTGGGCCAGCAATTTGAAGGTTGTAGATACGGGAGTTCGTTTCACATCGTTCGGTCCCGCCGGTCCATCGCAAGCATAGCGGACGTTCGGCACCTTCCAACTGCAGCTTGTCGGCGATCTCTTGGTCGAGTAGAGTAAGCTCAGAGCCCTCATCGATAAAGGCATATGTATGCACTGTTCCTGTTTTTCCGTACAACACAACTGGTAAGTATCGGAACAGGACTGAGCTAACAACTGTCCGATGAGTATTGCAGTCGGACGAATTCAGACTAGGTGGAGCTGACGCAGTGTTCGCACTTTCGGTTGTGGAAATCTGTGGCTTCTCCTTAGAATCATTGTGTAATAACTCGTGATGTCGGAAGGCGCACCCGTTTccagggtgtccattcaaattcagatttccgattcccggatttttcccgggtaTGAACGAACGCAAATTATTGTTCTAGTATGACGCTACTCAGTGTATTTTTTATATACAGTTTTAATTTGGTCTATAACTTGGTACGAATCTTAAAGATTAAAGACTTCATAAATTatgatatagaaaaaaaaatacttactaACTCTACAATCACTGGCATTAATTTGCTTTTCTTACACGAAATTTAGGATTAAAGTTAGTTGAAAAGGTCCTTTTTATAACAAGGAAATGGAATCtatatgaaaatattattgaaattaatGTCACTGTGTCTgtttttttcacgaaatttttgGCGAATATTATAAAAAACAGtggaaaaaatatcgaaaaattttTGGTAAACCTGGTCTTTAGAAACTAATGTATAAATTATTTGCTGCTTTTTGTGAAAATCTCCATCTAACTTTTTGTTCTGCTTCCATCGTCATTTAAAACAATTTACTTGCTGAATCCAAAATCTTTTGACACcgattttctctaaaatttgaagaaaaacgtTTGAGTTCTTCTCCAATATTAAATAATATCTTGAGAACATTCAACATTTCTTCCTTTAGGAAGTCCTCCATAGGTTCtgtcaaaaaaaatcctaaaagttgcACATACAACTTCTTTTAAAAAGCTTCGTTTGCCTAATATAGCCGTAAACACATCAGGGATTCTATTGTATACTCTTCCGGGCATCCGAGTGATGCTTCCAGAAAGTCAcattttcaaacatttcttcacagattccattTAAGATTCTTTTGTGGATTCTACTACTATGCTCAggaaatctgtaggaaatttcataTGGGATCCCATCAGAGAGTCTTTcatgagcagttttttttttggaaaattcgctATAGTTTACAGTGTTGTACTTACTGTTcggaattgagggggttagaagcaaaggggtgtaagtgacaaaaccccactttcgagtaaattaggtgtaaagtttttcaccaatttttcatccgatACAAAATGTATAGATCTTAAAAATCAATCGAATTTTccacgatttattgtaatttttctaatcattgtAAACatattcttaaaaaagttcctgaaagcttgaaatctgaagaattttttataTGATCAGCCTAGTGATCAGCTcataatcgacaaaatggtcatttacacctttttgattctgggcccctcaattttatttgaatttagcCAAAAGCGGATAGGCACAATATTACTGTGAATTCTgtcaaatatttttcaataattttctcctTGACTTCTGCCAAAGGAATCAAATTAAGGGATCTCATTTAAGGGATCTggcagaaatttatgaagagttccactaaaaatgtctcctgaatccctccagaaactgacacatttttttttcaaacgtaaAAATCTCTTCGTTGTAAGTAACTTTTGCAAGTTTactgagttctccaggaattccaattaTCTATACAAGACTCAAAAAGTGCATcgtgaaatcttgcagaaatctgaTGATTTCGCCTAAGAAGTATACTCAGATTTCTTTTACATGAATTTATGAAGATTCATCAGAAACTACTAAAATTCCTGAGAGGCtgcctttctaaaaaaaatattcaaccgGCAACTCTGTTAATGTTGCTATTATTATATTCAAGACTTTCTTGACACTGATGAAGTACAGACAGACACCATAAAGATTTTTCCCGGTGCCTTTTACAATTTCCCGTGTTTTTCCCgtatttttcccggtggtttcgaattcccggttttttcccggttttcccgtatttcccggatggatggacaccctgCGTTTCTGCCACATGGTTTGGCAAAGCAGCTTCCCTTATGCACTCGGAGACAGGTACGGCAAAATCCGAATTCTCTTACAGCGGCCCATCGTGAGTCTCTGGAGAGCTCCAAGAATCGTTTGCACTTATCAGCGGATTTGCAATTCTCTTTACAGATTGGACAAACTGGTCTCAGCGGCGTTCGGTTTTCTGCGATATGGTTCGTTGAAGGAATCTCGTTGCAATCTTCGGACGGAGTCTCGGAATGGGCGTTGAGATACCCATTTCCTTTCTTGGTGCCTCGAGTTTCAGTTCGGGCAGATTTTTCGAGATGAGCTGGTGACGGAAAAGTAACGACGCTTGCGGCCTCCGCTAGTGCGTAGATCCACCCACTGAAGGTCGCCAGGTTGACCGTTTGCACCGTTAGTCGATGCTGCGCCCAATTGAGTTTAAGCGAGGGAGGTAGCTTGCCAACCAACTGATGAAGGAGCGAGATGTTGTACATGTACTCCTGCAGTCCGCAGGCGTCTACTGTAGCGCAAAAGTTTTGCACGTGTACAGCGAAATCGACCAGAGTGTCTAGCCTTTCTTCACGAATTGCTGGTAGAGAGCTAACTTTTTCAATTAGCGATTGGACGATGACTTCGGGTTGTCCGAAAAGCATCTTTAAGGTAGACAGTATGCCCGGAACATTTTCTGGATGTATCAGACGGCTCTTGACGGCCTCGTAGGCTTTGCCTTTCAGGCTCTTCTGCAGTCGGACTATGTTTTCCTCGTCGGTAAATCCACACATCGCGGTCGTACGGTTGTACATCGACAGGAACACTGGCCACTCCTCCGGATTCCCATTAAACGGCGGTAGATCTCGTGGAACTGCTTGTCTGGCTGCCACTTGCGAGCGTGAGAGCTGGAACTCGTCGTCGTACATTCCGTGGTTTGATGCACAGACACTATCCCGAGGATTCCGAGGGTGAAAACCAGTAGAACACGCCGGTGGAGCCAATACTTGTCCGTCGAAGGAAGTAGAGTTGAAGGGGGGCCTGAGAATCGCAGATTGTTGCGATATGACTCTCCTGTTGGTATTGAACGTAGCTGGCGCTGGTATGAAACTTGACTGAGGGTATCTCGAGGATATTCCGACTTGCTGGCCGGAAGGATGCATCGGCATCgtttgtcctgtctgtctgtaGTGACTGGCAAATTCAGGATCTGACTGCTGAATCTGAGGGCAATGACTGGATCGCTGACCAGCCTGCGCATTGAAAGGTCCCGTGTTGGCACTGGCCTCAAATCGAATACGAGGTTCCCCGAACTGCTCAATAGCTTGGGCTGGTTCTACGCCACTTCGAGGAGCTTGACGACGCCCCACGTTGGAACTATCCACCTCTGGCATGATTGTCCGTTGTACTTGGCTAGCCTCTTTAACCCAATCGTTGATCCGACTCGAAGCCTCGCTGCGACTCCGACTTCCCTTCTCGCTCACGACTTCTTCCAGCAGGCGATACTTCCTCTCCAAATACTGTTGATGCTCCTGCGCTGCTCGCTCTTCCAAAGCTCGTCGACGTTCTTCTTGCTGCTGCTGAAACTGTCGCTCTTCCTCCAGTCGCATTAACTGTAACTTTGCGCGCTGCACTGCAGACTTCTGCGACGAAGAGACGGAAATCTCTGACAGTGCTTTTTCTGTTTCTCGTAATGGAACTACTTTTCTTGCATCGATACCACCAGCTGACAGTGCTGATTGCTGCTGCTGTCGGTCAGGCTTGGCTTGTTCGGCTGCTGCACCCGGCACAGCTATTTGACCACCACCGCTGTAGGCTGGAACTGGCTCAGATGAAGTTGGCTTCTGGAATAccgttgaaggaatcactgggttGACGCGGGTGCTTGTCGCGATGTTTCCAACTGGCTGGCTTCTAGTTGACCTTCGATCGTGGTTCTCGTTTCCTTGTCTGGCACTTTCTTCCAAAGCTGTCTTAGTTCGCTGGACCCAATTCGCGGTAACGCAGTTAGTGCAACTCCAGCTCTTGTCAGCAACTTCTTCCGATACGCCCACACAGGAGAAATGGTACCATCCATCGCATCTGTCACATTGAACCATATGCTCAGAATCCGGTCCTCGACACGTCTTGCACGTATGTCCTTCCACAGTATCCTCCATAATCACCACTTCCGGTATGTCATCGTTTCCACCACCACCATCAGCACTATGACCACTCACTGATATTTCCTTCGGCCGCGCACCCTTATCACCCTTCGCACCCGATTTGATAACACC includes:
- the LOC109416324 gene encoding uncharacterized protein LOC109416324 gives rise to the protein MPSRGVIKSGAKGDKGARPKEISVSGHSADGGGGNDDIPEVVIMEDTVEGHTCKTCRGPDSEHMVQCDRCDGWYHFSCVGVSEEVADKSWSCTNCVTANWVQRTKTALEESARQGNENHDRRSTRSQPVGNIATSTRVNPVIPSTVFQKPTSSEPVPAYSGGGQIAVPGAAAEQAKPDRQQQQSALSAGGIDARKVVPLRETEKALSEISVSSSQKSAVQRAKLQLMRLEEERQFQQQQEERRRALEERAAQEHQQYLERKYRLLEEVVSEKGSRSRSEASSRINDWVKEASQVQRTIMPEVDSSNVGRRQAPRSGVEPAQAIEQFGEPRIRFEASANTGPFNAQAGQRSSHCPQIQQSDPEFASHYRQTGQTMPMHPSGQQVGISSRYPQSSFIPAPATFNTNRRVISQQSAILRPPFNSTSFDGQVLAPPACSTGFHPRNPRDSVCASNHGMYDDEFQLSRSQVAARQAVPRDLPPFNGNPEEWPVFLSMYNRTTAMCGFTDEENIVRLQKSLKGKAYEAVKSRLIHPENVPGILSTLKMLFGQPEVIVQSLIEKVSSLPAIREERLDTLVDFAVHVQNFCATVDACGLQEYMYNISLLHQLVGKLPPSLKLNWAQHRLTVQTVNLATFSGWIYALAEAASVVTFPSPAHLEKSARTETRGTKKGNGYLNAHSETPSEDCNEIPSTNHIAENRTPLRPVCPICKENCKSADKCKRFLELSRDSRWAAVREFGFCRTCLRVHKGSCFAKPCGRNAGCPSIREIRENREKTGNSKPPGKIREKHGKL